Proteins co-encoded in one Prosthecobacter debontii genomic window:
- a CDS encoding potassium channel family protein: protein MKGLISVVTTILQDRTSRSNLQALVRLLVVLVGLTVVFSILFHLIMEWEGQKHSWITGFYWTLTVMTTLGFGDITFEGDLGRFFSIVVLVTGVIFMLVLLPFTFIEFFYAPWMRAQAAAKAPRELPSIMSNHVILTCYDAVATALIPMLLKYGHPYVVLCPTLVEALELDERGVKAAVGDLDDPETYRKMRIEQAAMLVTTRGDMINANVTFTARELAPNLPIVASAGSHGCRDVLELAGATLVLRLEDVMGNTLARRISIRDSDAHVIGNLEGLLIAEASAAGTPLVGTTLAQSQIRTQSGVSVIGTWNRGKLEIAQPDKVITDDTLFVLAGTQKQLDQFNRSFTTTSKSKPRVLIIGGGRVGRATYHALRDMDVCSVSLIEKRPDRVLNIPDAVIGDAMQMDVLKQAGAREATTLIITTHDDDTNVALTIFFRRLRSNWQILTRSTMDRNVATLLRAGADLVLSYAAMGANTILNILRGSDHLLLAEGVNVFPAEIPASMAGRKLKDLQVRSQTGCTIIAVEEGGKREINPPADYQLPMQGRMFLVGTIEAEDLFLKRFKPALEPLRKRKHAKAKQLSNAP, encoded by the coding sequence ATGAAGGGACTCATCTCCGTCGTCACCACCATCCTTCAGGATCGCACCAGCCGAAGTAATCTCCAAGCGTTGGTCCGCCTCCTTGTGGTTTTAGTCGGGCTGACGGTGGTTTTTTCCATTCTCTTCCATCTGATCATGGAGTGGGAGGGCCAGAAACATTCCTGGATCACGGGGTTTTATTGGACGCTTACAGTGATGACGACCTTGGGCTTTGGCGACATCACCTTTGAGGGAGATCTGGGCCGGTTTTTCTCCATTGTCGTGCTGGTCACGGGAGTGATTTTCATGCTGGTGCTGCTGCCTTTCACCTTCATCGAGTTCTTTTATGCCCCGTGGATGCGTGCCCAGGCAGCAGCCAAGGCACCGAGAGAGCTGCCCTCGATCATGAGTAATCATGTGATCCTGACCTGCTACGATGCTGTGGCCACGGCACTGATTCCCATGCTACTCAAATACGGCCACCCTTACGTGGTTCTGTGCCCCACTCTGGTCGAGGCCCTTGAACTCGATGAACGAGGTGTCAAAGCCGCAGTGGGAGATCTCGATGATCCCGAAACCTATCGCAAGATGCGCATCGAACAGGCAGCGATGCTCGTCACCACTCGGGGCGATATGATCAACGCCAACGTCACTTTCACAGCTCGCGAACTGGCCCCCAACCTCCCCATCGTGGCCTCCGCAGGCTCTCACGGGTGCAGGGATGTCTTGGAACTCGCTGGAGCGACCTTGGTTCTGCGTCTGGAAGACGTGATGGGCAATACGTTGGCTCGACGCATCAGCATTCGGGATTCCGACGCACACGTCATTGGCAACCTTGAAGGGCTGCTGATTGCTGAGGCATCAGCTGCTGGCACTCCGTTAGTTGGCACCACCTTAGCGCAAAGCCAAATCCGCACTCAATCAGGCGTGAGTGTCATCGGCACTTGGAATCGTGGGAAGCTTGAGATTGCCCAGCCCGATAAGGTCATCACCGATGACACCTTGTTTGTGCTCGCGGGCACCCAGAAGCAGTTGGATCAATTCAATCGATCCTTCACCACCACAAGCAAAAGCAAGCCACGTGTCCTGATCATTGGCGGCGGCAGAGTTGGCCGTGCCACTTACCACGCGCTGCGCGACATGGATGTTTGCTCGGTCAGTCTGATCGAAAAACGGCCCGATCGTGTTCTCAATATCCCAGATGCGGTGATCGGCGACGCCATGCAGATGGATGTGCTGAAGCAAGCCGGGGCCAGAGAAGCGACTACACTCATCATCACCACGCATGATGACGACACCAATGTGGCGCTCACCATTTTCTTTCGCCGACTGCGGAGTAACTGGCAGATTCTGACCCGAAGCACCATGGATCGAAACGTCGCTACCCTGCTGCGAGCGGGGGCGGACTTGGTCCTCTCCTACGCGGCCATGGGAGCCAATACCATCCTCAACATCCTGCGGGGTTCCGATCATCTGCTGCTCGCCGAAGGCGTGAATGTCTTTCCCGCCGAAATTCCGGCTTCCATGGCTGGCCGAAAACTGAAGGATCTCCAGGTGCGATCACAAACGGGCTGCACCATCATTGCTGTGGAGGAAGGTGGAAAACGCGAAATCAATCCCCCAGCCGACTATCAACTGCCCATGCAGGGACGCATGTTCCTAGTCGGCACCATTGAGGCGGAGGATCTGTTTTTGAAGAGATTCAAACCCGCCTTAGAACCTTTGCGAAAGCGCAAGCATGCCAAGGCGAAACAGCTTTCTAACGCTCCTTAA
- the sufU gene encoding Fe-S cluster assembly sulfur transfer protein SufU, whose protein sequence is MALSDELRDLYQQVILDHSRNPRNHGELTGDCVHVHGDNPTCGDEIDVWVKFGADGKVEDIKFIGQGCAISQASASMMTVKIKGAEGGKVQSLMEDFRHVVLGDAPVKDEDSLGELVLMEGVQKFPQRVKCAMLGWRALEQAIGEHKKAD, encoded by the coding sequence ATGGCCCTCTCAGACGAACTGCGCGACTTGTATCAACAAGTGATCCTCGATCACTCTCGGAATCCACGTAATCACGGTGAACTCACGGGGGACTGTGTGCATGTCCATGGAGACAATCCCACCTGTGGCGATGAGATCGACGTTTGGGTGAAGTTTGGGGCCGACGGTAAAGTCGAAGACATCAAATTCATCGGCCAAGGTTGTGCCATCAGCCAAGCCAGTGCCTCCATGATGACCGTGAAGATCAAAGGCGCGGAGGGCGGTAAGGTTCAATCCCTCATGGAAGACTTCCGCCATGTCGTTCTCGGCGATGCACCCGTTAAGGATGAGGATTCCCTGGGCGAGCTGGTTCTGATGGAAGGCGTGCAGAAGTTTCCCCAGCGGGTGAAGTGTGCCATGCTCGGTTGGAGAGCTTTGGAGCAAGCCATCGGTGAGCACAAGAAGGCAGACTGA
- a CDS encoding aminotransferase class V-fold PLP-dependent enzyme: MDWSQLRADFPILDQTVHGHPLVYFDNAASSQKPRQVVDTLVRYYQTDNANVHRGLHELSMRATDAFEATRKKVARFIGAAREEEIIYTRGTTEAINLVAGVWPAQFLQPGDVILLTGMEHHSNLVPWQLAAKRTGAVLKHIPVLEDGTLDLDAAEVLLTEEVKLFACVHISNSLGTVNPVKELVAKAKALGAVTLVDGAQAVGHVPVDVQDIGCDFYAFSGHKMCAPTGIGALYGRYELLEKMEPWQGGGEMITTVTLEKSDYKAPPAKFEAGTPNIADVIGLGAAIDYLENIGVEAIQAHGAELTAYAYQRMAELPGIRILGPEAPRGSLVAFHLACAHPHDLVEFANTYGLALRGGHHCTQPLMKRFKVPGTSRASFYLYNTKAEVDRMMNILHQAVNFFS; this comes from the coding sequence ATGGATTGGTCCCAACTACGCGCAGATTTCCCCATCCTGGATCAGACGGTCCACGGCCATCCTCTGGTGTACTTCGATAACGCCGCCAGCAGCCAAAAACCCCGCCAAGTGGTGGATACCCTGGTGCGCTATTATCAGACGGACAATGCCAACGTTCACCGTGGGCTGCATGAGCTCAGCATGCGCGCGACAGATGCTTTTGAAGCCACCCGGAAGAAAGTGGCTCGATTCATCGGAGCAGCCCGTGAGGAAGAGATCATTTACACTCGCGGCACCACGGAGGCCATCAACCTCGTGGCGGGAGTCTGGCCTGCCCAGTTTCTCCAGCCTGGCGATGTCATTCTCCTCACCGGCATGGAGCACCACAGCAATCTGGTGCCTTGGCAATTGGCCGCCAAGCGCACGGGAGCTGTTTTGAAACACATTCCCGTCTTGGAAGACGGCACTCTGGATCTTGATGCGGCGGAAGTTCTACTGACCGAGGAGGTCAAGCTCTTTGCCTGCGTGCATATCTCCAACTCTCTGGGAACGGTCAATCCGGTGAAAGAACTGGTGGCCAAGGCTAAGGCCTTGGGTGCTGTCACCCTCGTGGACGGAGCTCAGGCAGTGGGGCATGTTCCCGTCGATGTTCAGGACATCGGCTGTGACTTCTATGCTTTCTCCGGTCATAAAATGTGTGCTCCGACCGGGATCGGTGCGCTCTATGGCCGCTATGAGTTGCTGGAAAAAATGGAGCCCTGGCAGGGCGGCGGTGAGATGATCACCACCGTGACTCTGGAAAAGAGCGACTACAAAGCTCCTCCCGCCAAATTTGAAGCCGGCACGCCGAATATCGCTGATGTGATTGGGTTGGGGGCTGCCATTGACTACCTCGAAAACATTGGCGTCGAGGCGATCCAGGCTCATGGAGCTGAGCTAACCGCTTATGCCTACCAGAGAATGGCGGAGCTGCCTGGCATCCGTATTTTAGGTCCAGAGGCTCCCCGGGGGTCTTTGGTCGCCTTCCACCTGGCCTGTGCTCACCCCCATGACTTGGTTGAGTTTGCCAACACTTACGGATTGGCTCTGCGTGGGGGACACCACTGCACTCAGCCGCTGATGAAGCGCTTCAAGGTGCCCGGCACCAGCCGAGCCAGCTTCTACCTTTACAACACGAAAGCCGAGGTGGATCGGATGATGAACATCCTCCACCAAGCTGTAAACTTTTTCTCCTGA
- the priA gene encoding replication restart helicase PriA → MPPPTSHSSSPAAQSFFDLGLPRGESPEESGSGAIRKVARVQLETAAALELDYAIPEKLEKSVRVGTRLTVPLQQQRVTAVVLEILDSPEGNTRLKEILSVVGSRPMFTSGLLRLANWISEYYVVPVNRVLRTMLPQAVREKPETFLTDSHLKLAKEPSPEIFDKLHQTAPMQARILEKLRSHGGEATLSELRRELPRATTIIKPLIKAGWITRSEIRVERDPFQTEEFLPSQPLKLTEEQQAAYDTLIKTLGVMFAAEASPAGGEEPKPSTLLLHGVTGSGKTEVYLQAIAEVLKQGKTALVLVPEISLTPQTIERFKARFSERKDAIAVLHSHLSDGERHDEWFKIHEGRAQIVIGARSAIFAPLENLGLIIVDEEHEPSYKQEDAPRYHARDVAVVRGRIEKCPVLLGSATPSLESFQNATTGKYQLLTMTKRTDGKSMPLIRIVDMRMERRKGTEVSFANTGILSQKLRTAITDRLTKKEQTILFLNRRGFNTSLSCVSCGETVQCQECAIPMTLHKKDNRLVCHICGARRVPPTKCPACKEPGLKYSGFGTERVEQAVKEVFPQARIARVDTDTMQRKNQLRDTLKEFRAQKLDILIGTQMIAKGLDFPNVTLVGVLNADTALNIPDFRAAERTFQLLVQVAGRAGRGEVKGEVFVQTHAPHSPAIQFSRHNDFDGYALQELEHRIAFKYPPFSHVVLISARGKHEAQAEFALQTLHKRLENDLPEGCIMGEPAPAPLAKAHGHHRFQLLLRSEKIRALCAHIRKVIAGLSLPQDIYITWDVDPMNVG, encoded by the coding sequence ATGCCGCCTCCGACCTCCCATTCCTCTTCACCTGCTGCCCAAAGCTTCTTTGATTTGGGATTGCCGCGTGGTGAGTCTCCTGAGGAGAGCGGCAGCGGGGCCATTCGGAAAGTGGCGCGGGTTCAGCTCGAAACGGCCGCCGCGTTGGAGCTCGACTACGCGATCCCCGAGAAACTGGAGAAATCCGTGCGAGTTGGCACCCGTCTCACCGTGCCTCTCCAACAGCAGCGTGTCACCGCCGTGGTCCTAGAGATTTTAGACAGTCCTGAGGGGAATACGCGTCTGAAGGAGATTCTTTCCGTCGTGGGTTCACGCCCCATGTTTACTTCGGGGCTTCTGCGATTGGCCAACTGGATTTCCGAATACTACGTGGTGCCTGTGAACCGTGTGCTGCGGACGATGTTACCGCAGGCGGTGAGGGAAAAGCCGGAGACGTTCTTGACGGATAGCCATCTCAAACTGGCGAAGGAACCCTCCCCGGAAATCTTTGATAAACTGCATCAGACGGCCCCCATGCAGGCACGCATTTTGGAAAAGCTGCGCAGCCATGGTGGGGAGGCCACCTTGAGTGAATTGCGCCGTGAACTGCCGCGAGCAACGACCATCATCAAGCCACTGATCAAAGCGGGGTGGATCACCCGCAGCGAGATCCGGGTGGAGCGAGACCCTTTTCAAACGGAGGAGTTTCTGCCTAGCCAGCCACTGAAGCTGACGGAGGAGCAGCAAGCGGCTTATGACACCCTCATCAAGACTCTCGGTGTCATGTTTGCCGCCGAGGCATCGCCAGCAGGCGGAGAAGAGCCCAAGCCTTCCACCTTGCTGCTGCATGGCGTGACCGGAAGCGGTAAGACCGAGGTCTATTTGCAAGCGATTGCCGAGGTCTTGAAGCAAGGCAAAACCGCCTTGGTGCTCGTGCCCGAGATCAGCCTGACGCCGCAGACGATTGAACGATTTAAAGCTCGTTTTTCGGAGCGCAAAGACGCGATTGCTGTGCTGCACAGCCATCTGAGCGATGGGGAACGACACGATGAGTGGTTCAAGATTCACGAGGGCAGGGCACAGATCGTGATTGGAGCCCGCAGTGCCATTTTTGCTCCTCTCGAGAACTTGGGTTTGATCATTGTGGATGAGGAGCATGAGCCTTCTTACAAGCAGGAAGACGCTCCGCGTTATCATGCCCGAGACGTGGCAGTCGTGAGGGGGCGAATTGAAAAGTGCCCCGTCCTGTTAGGCTCGGCGACTCCCAGCCTGGAGTCGTTTCAGAACGCCACCACTGGGAAGTATCAACTCCTCACCATGACCAAGCGGACAGACGGGAAATCCATGCCTCTGATCCGGATTGTGGATATGCGAATGGAGCGCCGGAAGGGAACCGAAGTGTCTTTTGCGAACACCGGCATCCTTTCCCAAAAACTCCGCACGGCCATCACCGATCGCCTAACCAAAAAGGAACAAACGATCCTTTTCCTGAACCGTCGTGGTTTCAATACCAGCCTTTCTTGCGTGTCTTGCGGAGAGACAGTCCAATGCCAAGAGTGTGCCATCCCGATGACCTTGCATAAGAAGGACAATCGCCTCGTCTGCCACATCTGCGGGGCCCGGAGAGTGCCGCCCACCAAGTGTCCTGCCTGCAAGGAGCCTGGGCTCAAATACAGCGGGTTTGGCACGGAACGGGTGGAGCAGGCCGTCAAAGAAGTCTTTCCACAAGCTCGTATTGCCCGCGTGGATACGGACACCATGCAGCGGAAGAATCAGCTCCGGGACACCTTGAAAGAGTTTCGAGCGCAGAAGCTGGACATCCTCATCGGGACTCAGATGATTGCCAAAGGACTGGACTTTCCCAATGTCACGCTAGTCGGCGTTTTGAATGCTGACACAGCCCTGAATATCCCTGACTTCCGTGCGGCGGAGCGCACCTTCCAATTGCTCGTCCAGGTGGCAGGTCGAGCAGGGCGTGGTGAGGTGAAAGGTGAGGTCTTTGTGCAAACCCACGCTCCGCATAGTCCGGCCATTCAGTTTAGCCGACACAATGACTTCGATGGTTATGCTCTTCAGGAGCTCGAGCATCGCATCGCTTTCAAATATCCACCCTTCAGTCATGTGGTGCTGATCAGTGCGCGAGGGAAACACGAGGCCCAGGCGGAGTTTGCCCTTCAGACCTTGCACAAGCGTCTGGAGAATGATCTGCCGGAGGGGTGCATCATGGGGGAACCCGCACCCGCACCGCTGGCGAAGGCGCATGGGCACCATCGGTTCCAGCTTCTTCTCCGCAGTGAAAAAATTCGTGCCTTATGTGCTCACATCCGCAAGGTGATCGCGGGTCTGAGTCTGCCCCAAGACATCTACATCACCTGGGATGTGGACCCCATGAATGTAGGCTAG
- a CDS encoding serine hydrolase domain-containing protein yields the protein MIPSTRRRFLQQLTVSSLGLWLPQLPAKTIPSNSGLPRSTPAAQGVSSEALQAFLARIAEAEIELHSFMMVRHGHVIAEGWWAPYGPAYVHSMYSMSKSFTSTAVGLAVAEGKLKVSDRVISFFPESLPEQVSENLAALTIQDLLTMSVGNEKEPTQPVVKSEDWVRTFLAQPITHQPGTEFMYNSAATYMCSAIVQKVTGQKILDYLTPRLFEPLGITGMRWETCPKGINTGGWGLSIPTEAMAKFGQLYLQKGLWNGRQLLPAAWVEEATAFHIQQPGDASSGRPDWLQGYGYQFWRCQHGHFRGDGAFGQFTIVLPEHDAVIVMTSENKNMQGQLDLVWQHLLPAFQAASAQDDSALAEHLQGLKLTPLQGQSNSPKIESIGGKTFALEVNDLGLTSIQFNFHGSRLAFVAKAQDTAHEITCGIGQWQLGQTQMPGTPPRLISGGKPTLPVNSPVAASATWTDDSTLVMTWQYYETPHHDTVTCRFDGDQVKVSFLNSIAAMAPNPKDPRTELVGKMVG from the coding sequence ATGATACCTTCGACCCGTCGCCGTTTTCTTCAGCAGCTCACCGTGAGCAGTCTTGGCCTGTGGCTTCCTCAGCTACCTGCGAAAACGATCCCATCGAACAGCGGACTTCCGCGCAGCACACCCGCCGCTCAAGGCGTCTCTTCGGAGGCCCTTCAAGCCTTCTTGGCGAGGATTGCCGAGGCAGAAATCGAGTTACACAGCTTCATGATGGTTCGGCATGGCCACGTCATCGCGGAAGGCTGGTGGGCACCTTATGGACCGGCCTACGTCCACAGCATGTACTCCATGAGCAAGAGCTTCACCTCCACCGCGGTGGGGCTGGCAGTAGCTGAGGGAAAACTCAAAGTCAGTGATCGCGTCATTTCCTTTTTCCCCGAGTCCTTACCTGAGCAAGTCAGTGAAAACCTCGCAGCTTTGACCATCCAGGATCTCCTGACGATGTCGGTGGGCAATGAAAAGGAACCGACGCAGCCCGTCGTCAAATCGGAGGACTGGGTGCGCACCTTCCTGGCTCAACCGATCACCCATCAGCCCGGCACCGAATTCATGTACAACAGCGCCGCCACCTACATGTGCTCGGCCATTGTCCAAAAGGTCACAGGGCAAAAGATCCTGGACTACCTGACCCCACGTCTGTTTGAGCCGCTCGGCATCACGGGCATGCGCTGGGAAACCTGTCCGAAAGGCATCAATACCGGAGGTTGGGGACTGAGCATTCCCACGGAAGCCATGGCGAAGTTTGGCCAGCTTTACCTGCAAAAAGGCCTGTGGAATGGACGCCAACTTTTACCCGCAGCTTGGGTGGAGGAAGCCACCGCATTTCACATTCAGCAACCCGGCGATGCCAGCTCTGGTCGGCCCGATTGGCTGCAGGGTTACGGCTATCAATTCTGGCGCTGTCAGCACGGTCACTTCCGCGGCGATGGTGCCTTTGGACAATTCACCATCGTCCTGCCTGAGCATGATGCTGTCATTGTCATGACCAGTGAAAACAAGAACATGCAGGGACAGCTCGACCTCGTCTGGCAGCATCTCCTGCCAGCCTTTCAAGCCGCTTCAGCCCAAGATGACTCGGCCCTGGCCGAACACCTCCAGGGGCTGAAACTGACACCCCTCCAAGGTCAATCCAACTCACCCAAGATCGAATCCATTGGCGGTAAAACCTTTGCCCTGGAGGTGAATGATTTGGGCCTCACGTCCATCCAGTTTAACTTTCACGGCAGCCGTTTGGCCTTCGTCGCGAAGGCTCAGGATACGGCTCATGAAATCACCTGCGGCATTGGTCAGTGGCAGCTTGGCCAGACTCAGATGCCGGGCACACCACCGCGACTCATTTCCGGCGGCAAACCGACGCTCCCTGTAAATTCCCCTGTCGCGGCCAGTGCCACATGGACCGATGACAGCACCTTGGTCATGACTTGGCAATACTACGAGACTCCCCATCATGACACCGTGACCTGCCGTTTTGACGGAGATCAGGTAAAGGTCAGCTTTCTCAACAGTATTGCCGCCATGGCTCCGAACCCCAAGGATCCTCGCACGGAGTTGGTGGGGAAGATGGTCGGCTGA
- a CDS encoding SufE family protein, with translation MPYPAALDELIQLFELLPEAERREMLIHESEQAESFRRRAGESYDVEDVRKDEQCTDTVGVFLKVTSGQKVEFAIELGPKVQTLTKAMTVILCKGLNGSTLEDILEVPPDFVPRIIGAHLVRLRSQTVYYVLDRMKEAAGVFKER, from the coding sequence ATGCCCTATCCTGCCGCCCTTGACGAGCTGATCCAGCTTTTCGAGCTTCTACCGGAAGCCGAACGCCGGGAAATGCTGATCCATGAATCTGAGCAGGCGGAATCTTTTCGGCGTCGAGCAGGCGAGTCTTACGATGTGGAAGATGTCCGAAAGGATGAGCAATGCACCGATACCGTGGGGGTCTTTCTGAAAGTGACGAGCGGTCAAAAGGTGGAGTTTGCGATTGAGCTGGGACCTAAGGTCCAGACACTGACCAAGGCGATGACCGTGATTCTGTGCAAAGGGCTGAATGGCAGCACCCTAGAGGATATCTTGGAGGTGCCTCCTGACTTTGTCCCTCGCATTATCGGCGCCCATCTGGTTCGGCTAAGAAGCCAAACCGTTTATTATGTGCTGGATCGAATGAAAGAGGCCGCTGGGGTTTTTAAGGAGCGTTAG